One window of the Propionispora vibrioides genome contains the following:
- the lonC gene encoding Lon family ATP-dependent protease, which produces MKDFLNKFLRTESMEQKTSSDEQLKRQVASLYGLFSGIMGAEKVVLRAGKLDALELMRSESLPERVLALQKVVFEDPTVDKLPLPEEIPDILEEIEDELADLMARRTVEEKLEKKIAEKMEERHQEYVKEIKMQVLKEEQNSVENPQTLKKYAMLEVLEQKGLTKSAMELLRPAALGEIVGQERAIEALRAKLASPYPQHLILYGPPGVGKTTAARLVLEEAKKMKITPFAPDAPFIEVDGTSLRWDSRDMTNPLLGSVHDPIYQGARRDLAETGIPEPKPGLVTDAHAGILFIDEIGEMDPLLQNKLLKVLEDKRVSFESAYYDPTDSNIPKYIKKLFEEGAPADFILIGATTRDTEDINPAIRSRCAEIYFEPLTPKHIEEIIYNAAQKLGVDMDADVPRLISEYTIEGRKAINILSDAYGLALYRADSDPTALSIAKEDVYRVAQVSRLTPYVTRKAAAVAEVGKVFGLGVAGYLGSVLEIEAVAFPLTEAGKGSIRFNDTAGSMAKDSVFNAAAVVRKITGKDLNNYDIHINIIGGGRIDGPSAGTAITAAIISAITGQAIRQNVAITGEISIQGKVKAVGGVFEKAYGAKQAGITTMIIPKENEQDIPQSHLGLEICPVDTVEEALQILFAEIEQISA; this is translated from the coding sequence ATGAAAGACTTTTTAAATAAGTTTCTGCGAACCGAGTCAATGGAACAAAAAACGTCGTCAGACGAACAATTAAAACGCCAGGTGGCTTCCCTGTACGGCCTTTTCTCCGGCATTATGGGAGCCGAGAAGGTGGTGCTGCGGGCCGGCAAGCTGGACGCGCTGGAATTAATGCGTTCCGAAAGCCTGCCGGAGCGGGTATTGGCCTTGCAAAAAGTCGTATTTGAGGACCCGACGGTGGATAAACTGCCGTTGCCGGAGGAGATTCCTGATATTCTGGAAGAAATCGAGGATGAACTGGCCGATCTGATGGCCCGCCGCACAGTGGAAGAAAAGCTGGAGAAAAAGATTGCTGAAAAGATGGAAGAACGCCATCAGGAATATGTGAAAGAAATCAAGATGCAGGTGCTGAAGGAAGAGCAAAACAGCGTGGAAAATCCGCAGACCCTGAAAAAATACGCCATGCTGGAAGTGCTGGAGCAAAAAGGACTGACCAAGTCAGCCATGGAACTGCTTCGTCCGGCGGCTTTGGGAGAAATCGTGGGTCAGGAACGGGCGATTGAAGCCCTGCGGGCCAAGCTGGCTTCACCTTATCCGCAGCATCTGATCCTGTACGGACCACCCGGTGTCGGCAAGACTACGGCGGCCCGGCTGGTGCTGGAAGAAGCCAAGAAGATGAAAATTACGCCCTTTGCACCGGATGCGCCGTTTATTGAAGTTGACGGCACCAGCCTGCGCTGGGATTCCCGTGATATGACCAATCCACTGCTAGGATCGGTCCACGATCCTATTTATCAGGGGGCGCGGCGAGATCTGGCCGAGACCGGTATCCCCGAACCCAAACCGGGGTTGGTAACCGATGCGCACGCCGGGATTTTGTTTATTGATGAAATCGGCGAAATGGACCCTTTATTGCAGAATAAGCTGCTCAAGGTACTGGAGGATAAGAGGGTGTCGTTTGAGTCGGCCTATTATGATCCGACCGATAGCAATATCCCTAAGTATATTAAAAAACTGTTTGAGGAAGGGGCACCGGCTGATTTTATCCTGATTGGGGCTACCACCCGTGATACGGAGGACATCAATCCGGCCATTCGTTCCCGTTGCGCCGAAATTTACTTTGAACCGCTGACGCCGAAGCACATTGAAGAGATTATCTATAACGCGGCGCAAAAGCTGGGCGTCGACATGGATGCCGACGTGCCGCGTCTGATCAGTGAATATACTATTGAAGGCCGGAAAGCCATCAATATTCTGTCCGATGCTTACGGGCTGGCCTTGTATCGTGCCGATAGCGATCCAACCGCGCTGAGCATTGCCAAGGAGGATGTCTACCGGGTAGCCCAGGTGAGCCGCCTGACGCCTTATGTAACCCGCAAGGCCGCGGCAGTCGCTGAGGTGGGTAAGGTATTCGGTCTCGGCGTAGCCGGCTATCTAGGCTCAGTACTGGAAATTGAGGCGGTTGCCTTCCCGCTGACGGAAGCCGGCAAAGGCAGCATCCGGTTTAACGATACCGCCGGCAGCATGGCCAAGGATTCGGTTTTTAACGCTGCTGCGGTAGTCCGTAAGATTACCGGCAAAGACTTGAACAATTACGACATTCACATCAATATTATCGGCGGCGGCCGGATTGACGGTCCGTCGGCCGGCACAGCCATTACGGCGGCCATTATTTCCGCCATTACTGGACAGGCTATCCGGCAAAATGTAGCCATTACTGGCGAAATTTCGATTCAGGGTAAGGTCAAGGCGGTCGGCGGCGTCTTTGAGAAAGCCTACGGTGCCAAGCAAGCCGGTATTACCACGATGATTATTCCGAAGGAAAATGAGCAGGATATTCCGCAGTCCCATCTAGGACTGGAAATTTGTCCGGTGGATACGGTGGAAGAAGCCTTGCAAATTTTATTTGCTGAGATCGAACAAATCAGTGCCTGA
- the rplI gene encoding 50S ribosomal protein L9, which yields MKVILQQEVKKLGKKGEILEVSEGYARNYLLPQKLAIIANNSTINETKQKKASEERKHQQQVDEATVLAAQISKVEVSIAVKTGEGGKLFGSVTGKDVAEALAAQHGIEVDKRKIELKEAIKALGTYPAIIRVHPEITAKIQVHIRAQ from the coding sequence ATGAAAGTAATCCTACAACAAGAAGTTAAAAAACTCGGCAAAAAAGGGGAAATTCTTGAGGTATCGGAAGGGTACGCCCGCAACTACCTACTGCCGCAAAAATTGGCTATCATAGCTAACAATAGCACCATTAACGAAACCAAGCAGAAAAAAGCCTCGGAAGAACGCAAGCACCAGCAGCAGGTGGATGAGGCCACGGTGCTGGCGGCACAAATTTCCAAGGTGGAAGTGTCGATTGCCGTGAAAACCGGTGAAGGCGGTAAGCTGTTCGGTTCAGTTACCGGTAAGGATGTGGCTGAAGCGTTGGCCGCCCAGCATGGCATTGAGGTTGACAAACGCAAAATCGAGCTGAAGGAGGCCATCAAGGCTTTGGGCACTTATCCGGCGATTATCCGGGTTCATCCGGAAATTACGGCTAAAATCCAGGTCCATATCCGGGCACAATAG
- a CDS encoding DHH family phosphoesterase translates to MPQGPSFWFDTRVYLAVSAALLMIIVFYNRYFAILGVILLFVLYMYGKERYAQQQRALNVYLNSMSQTIDQATCYALQNLPVAIAIVDAEGRLHWFNSVLTDWGKGEVEQGQELTDLWPELTVTKIWGKSGHFIKSVGDRHFQVIHKMLKEDKAEQEFMILYISDISASERERAQCSMSLPVLAHIQIDNYDDVLFGLNEKQRSVILAEVNNLLVEWVTELDGFLKKYAEDMYFAVFDRQALTRAMQDKFDILDRVRAVQAGNRIPVTLSIGVAADEATVGELGQRAQSGLDLALGRGGDQVTVHIDGKVQFYGGKTKAAEKNTRVKARVVAQAIKEILGDAQRVLIMGHANEDFDSLGAAIGVARMSRYLERETHVVVSQPGVAVNKLQVLLEEYDEYQNFFITPEEAAEQGTEDTLLVVVDTHRPELTAAPALLERIERIIVIDHHRRSESFIANPFLVYLEPSASSTSELITELLMYFDNKLDLTRMEATALYAGIVVDTKNFAVQTGVRTFEAASFLRRAGADPRLVKHLFRVDFDIVKARAEIIRNIEMLPGGVVIATCPYHIKNAQMVSAQAADAMLRIEGARMSFVLFPLEDGVGISARSSDDVNVQVIMEEFGGGGHQTMAGAQLKRADIDDVKQRVIELSANYIRESDENESNPTTRS, encoded by the coding sequence ATGCCACAAGGTCCTTCTTTTTGGTTCGATACACGGGTTTATCTGGCTGTGTCGGCTGCGTTACTTATGATTATCGTTTTTTATAACCGTTATTTTGCCATATTGGGAGTCATCCTGCTATTTGTGCTGTACATGTATGGCAAAGAGCGCTATGCTCAGCAGCAGCGGGCGTTAAACGTGTATTTGAATTCCATGTCCCAGACTATTGACCAGGCGACCTGCTATGCGCTGCAAAATCTGCCGGTAGCTATCGCCATCGTAGACGCCGAAGGACGTCTGCACTGGTTTAATTCCGTCCTGACCGACTGGGGCAAGGGGGAAGTTGAACAGGGGCAAGAACTGACTGACCTATGGCCGGAGCTGACTGTTACGAAAATCTGGGGCAAATCGGGCCATTTTATAAAATCGGTCGGTGACAGGCATTTTCAGGTCATCCATAAAATGCTCAAGGAAGATAAAGCTGAGCAGGAATTTATGATTCTTTACATTTCGGACATTTCCGCCAGCGAGCGGGAACGGGCCCAGTGCAGCATGTCCCTGCCGGTGCTGGCTCATATTCAGATTGATAATTATGATGATGTCCTGTTTGGGTTGAATGAGAAACAGCGCAGCGTCATTTTGGCGGAAGTCAATAACTTACTGGTCGAATGGGTGACCGAGCTGGACGGTTTTTTGAAAAAATACGCCGAGGACATGTACTTCGCTGTCTTTGACCGACAGGCGCTGACGAGAGCTATGCAGGACAAATTCGATATTCTTGACCGCGTCCGGGCAGTTCAGGCCGGCAACCGGATTCCGGTAACCCTAAGTATCGGCGTGGCGGCCGACGAAGCCACCGTAGGCGAACTGGGCCAGCGGGCGCAGAGCGGTCTGGACTTGGCGCTCGGGCGCGGCGGCGATCAGGTTACCGTCCATATTGACGGCAAGGTTCAGTTTTACGGCGGCAAAACCAAGGCGGCCGAGAAAAACACGCGGGTTAAGGCCAGGGTGGTGGCGCAGGCCATCAAGGAAATTTTAGGCGACGCCCAGCGGGTGTTGATCATGGGCCATGCGAACGAGGACTTTGACAGTCTGGGGGCGGCGATTGGTGTTGCCAGGATGTCCCGCTATCTGGAACGGGAAACGCATGTCGTGGTCAGTCAGCCCGGTGTAGCGGTCAATAAGCTGCAGGTGTTGCTGGAGGAATACGACGAGTACCAGAATTTCTTCATTACACCGGAAGAGGCGGCGGAGCAGGGGACGGAAGATACGCTGCTGGTGGTGGTCGACACCCACCGGCCGGAACTGACGGCCGCGCCGGCTTTGTTGGAACGGATTGAGCGGATTATTGTGATTGATCATCACCGGCGCTCCGAGTCGTTTATAGCCAATCCCTTTTTGGTATACCTCGAACCGTCGGCGTCGTCCACCTCGGAATTGATTACCGAGCTGCTCATGTATTTTGACAACAAACTGGACCTGACCCGGATGGAGGCGACGGCTCTGTATGCCGGGATTGTGGTGGATACTAAGAACTTCGCCGTGCAGACCGGGGTAAGAACCTTTGAGGCCGCCTCGTTCCTGCGGCGGGCCGGCGCTGATCCGCGCCTGGTGAAGCATTTGTTCCGCGTCGATTTCGACATTGTCAAGGCGCGAGCTGAGATTATCCGCAATATTGAAATGCTGCCGGGCGGCGTGGTCATTGCCACCTGCCCCTATCATATAAAAAATGCTCAAATGGTTTCGGCCCAGGCCGCCGATGCCATGCTGCGCATCGAGGGAGCCCGGATGAGTTTCGTGCTGTTCCCGCTGGAGGACGGTGTGGGCATCAGTGCCCGTTCCAGCGATGACGTCAATGTCCAGGTCATCATGGAGGAATTTGGCGGCGGTGGCCATCAAACCATGGCCGGGGCGCAGCTTAAACGGGCGGACATCGATGATGTGAAGCAGCGGGTCATTGAACTCAGCGCTAACTATATAAGGGAGAGTGACGAGAATGAAAGTAATCCTACAACAAGAAGTTAA
- a CDS encoding YybS family protein translates to MQQTRIRPMTESGILSAVAIVMIIMSVYLPVLGVVTGIIWPVPLTLLGVRHGYTWSLLAVVITGLVTAMVLQPLTALQAVLAFGGMGVVLGHAIRQKYHPLKTLLVTTAASLTGVLAVLALGFLVMGINPLSDQLDMMTEAFGEVQTMYRTTGLFNEEQLTSMAAMSAATLELLKLLLPGLLVLTSVVYAWVNLLAARVLLRRLGTEVPTFPPFTEWHLPRGILYAGAVVAVMFYWGHYRDVQPLDTISANLGMLLLVLFFLQGLSLFYYLADKYNLSRLVKGIILFLTFTNGFCMELTFFAGLWDVVFDYRRLRSRSLK, encoded by the coding sequence ATGCAGCAGACGCGAATTCGGCCGATGACGGAAAGCGGCATTTTATCAGCCGTAGCGATTGTGATGATTATTATGAGTGTATACCTGCCGGTTTTGGGGGTTGTGACCGGAATTATCTGGCCTGTACCGCTTACGCTGCTGGGAGTGCGCCATGGTTATACCTGGAGTTTGCTGGCAGTGGTGATAACCGGCCTAGTGACGGCTATGGTACTGCAGCCACTGACGGCACTGCAGGCGGTGTTGGCTTTTGGCGGCATGGGCGTCGTGCTGGGGCACGCGATTAGGCAAAAATATCACCCGCTGAAAACGTTGCTGGTGACGACCGCCGCCTCGCTGACCGGTGTGCTGGCCGTTCTGGCCCTGGGTTTTCTGGTTATGGGTATCAACCCGTTATCTGATCAACTGGATATGATGACAGAAGCCTTCGGTGAGGTGCAGACGATGTATCGCACCACCGGGCTGTTCAATGAAGAGCAGCTAACCAGTATGGCAGCCATGTCGGCGGCTACGTTGGAGCTTTTAAAACTCCTGCTGCCGGGATTGCTGGTGCTTACGTCGGTGGTGTATGCCTGGGTCAACCTGCTGGCGGCCCGCGTCCTGCTGCGGCGACTGGGGACGGAGGTCCCGACTTTTCCGCCATTTACCGAATGGCATTTGCCGCGTGGCATATTATATGCCGGTGCTGTTGTGGCGGTTATGTTCTATTGGGGTCACTACCGGGATGTACAGCCGCTGGATACGATCAGTGCCAATCTGGGTATGCTGCTCTTAGTGCTCTTCTTTTTACAGGGATTGTCTTTATTTTACTACCTTGCCGATAAATACAATTTGTCAAGGTTGGTAAAGGGTATTATACTGTTCTTAACCTTCACTAACGGCTTTTGTATGGAGCTAACCTTTTTTGCCGGACTGTGGGATGTGGTTTTTGATTACCGGCGGCTGCGGTCCCGCAGTTTGAAGTAG
- a CDS encoding MazG-like family protein — protein sequence MFSHETEILRKMRFIEWLKAEIIANVGYLYQAMAKNSEQAIKEGLASLIILCYILARRLGISFGELDEIIMGKIGDNIRQEHEAERLFGDFTACQRYLQQRR from the coding sequence TTGTTTTCTCATGAAACGGAAATCCTGCGCAAAATGCGGTTTATAGAGTGGTTAAAAGCGGAAATCATCGCCAATGTGGGCTATTTATACCAGGCGATGGCCAAGAACAGTGAGCAGGCGATCAAGGAGGGGCTGGCATCCCTGATTATATTGTGCTATATCCTGGCCAGGCGGCTGGGTATTTCCTTCGGGGAACTGGATGAGATTATTATGGGAAAAATTGGGGATAATATACGGCAGGAACATGAGGCGGAACGCTTATTCGGCGATTTTACCGCCTGTCAGCGTTATCTGCAGCAGAGGAGATGA